The nucleotide sequence GGGAGATGTCGGTAGTGGGGCCCCGACCGCACATGCTCAAACATACTGAGCAATATGCCCAATTGGTAGGTCAATTCATGCAGCGTCACGCCATCAAGCCGGGGGTAACAGGGTTGGCGCAGGTAAAAGGATTTCGCGGTGAAATCAACCAGTACGATGACATTGCCAACCGGGTAAAGTACGATCGCTTCTATGTAGAGAACTGGTCGCTGGCACTCGACATAAAAATTGTGCTGCTTACCGTGGTGACGGTTTTTCGCAGACAATAGCCCAATAGTTTACATTGGGTCAACCATATGTGTTTTTTGGTTTAGTCAGATTTTTTATTTTTGACGGCCCCCGTGGCGTGAACCTCACATACTTGAACCATGAAATACACCAACCTGTTTATTGCTTTGATTGTTCTGGCAGGTCTCGGCAGTTCCTGTAAAATCGAAAAGCGCATTCATCGCCCCGGATACCATGTTGAATGGCATAAAAAGCCCAAAAGTGTTCAGAAGCCCGTTTTAGAGGAGAAGCTAACTGAAAAGGCGGAATTGACTGAAGTTCAGGGAATGGAGAAACCCTCTGCACATTACGATGAAAGTCTAACCACCGGAGTGACCGGATTTGATGCTTCAGCAGAAGTACCACCCAGCTTATCGCCAATGCGCTCTGAAGCCGAAGCCCTGGTTCGCTCGGTTTTTCAGCCCCGCCCATTGGCCTGTGAAACCATTTTACTGGTTGACGGTAGTCGGATTTCTGCCAAAATACTGGAGATCAATGATAATGAAATCAGATACAAGCGATGTGATTACCAGGACGGGCCAACCATTACAATTTCGGTAAACAAAGTAGATAGAGTGATATACCCCAACGGCGTAGAGGATTTATTTATGGGATCCTCAGGTCATTACCGTCCGGCACGAGGTGCTCCCAGAACAGGTGGCGTTGAGGCGCTGGGTATCGTTTCGATGAGTTTGGCCATTGTGGGAATATTTTTCGCCGGAATTATACTTGGCCTCGCGGCTGTTATTCTGAGTGCTATCAGCTTAGGCAAGTTTGCGCGGGAACCCGAACGAACCGGAAGAGGCTTTGCCATTGCAGGAATGATTATCGGATTCCTGGCCATTGTGGGTGCCATCATGGTGATTGCAACGATGTAACTGTGACACGCTTAAGCACATACATCCTGCTTTTTATGGCGATATCAGTTTTGGTATCGTGCAAAATCGAAAAACGCCTGCACCGGCCGGGTTACCACGTGGAATGGCACAAGAAACCCAAGTCCATTCATGTGCCCCGGGAGAAAGATTACGATTACCAATATTCCGACATTACAGTCACAGCCACTGCCGATTATAATGTTCCTTCAGATCTTTCACAGCCGCAATTTCTAGCGGGGACGCAGGTGAAGGTTGGCGAAGAACAACGGCTTCCCGTGTTGGTATCCTCCATAAACGCTCCGCACCGGCTCAACAAGGATTCGATTCGTTGTGACACCATCATTTACATCAACGATGAAAGTGCCGTGGTAAAAGTTGTTGAAATTACCCAGCGAGAACTGCGTTACGAGCCCTGCGGAGAGAATGTTGTACCAGAAACAAAGTCTATTCAACTCAAATATGTTTCTAAGGTGGTATATGCCAACGGTCAGGAAGAGAACTTTTTGATGATTGATGAGAAGGTAAAAAGACAGCCGTCTCAGAGAGAGGGACTGGAAATCTTCGGATTGATTTCCGTCATTCTGAATGTGGTTGGATTGGGACTGCTGGTTTTCCCATTCGGAATGTATATAACCACCCCGATAGGGCTTGTTGCACTCATCCACGCCGTTGTGAGTCTTAATATGTTCCGAAAGCATTCGGACATAACCGGAAAAGGGTTTGCCATTGCAGGTTTGATTATCGGAATACTCATGATAGCGCTGGGTATTTATTTTCTTCAAGCCTTCATTTTGTGATGTTCAGAAGCTGTTACATATTGCTCATCATGCTCATCGTGGCGCATTTGTTTGGTTCCTGCAAAATCGAAAAGCGCCTGCACCGGAAATGACGACGTAATAGTATCCCTATTCCGGCCTTTGATTTCTCAAAGTGTTAGTGAACAGGATGTTGCATCGCAATACCACCTGCGCGACCCGGATGCCAGCCGGGGAATATGTGAGCATTGTACTTTCGCCATGGAATGAGAGGGAATACGGAGTGATTTTCTGAATGGACAGATATACCCCAGCCTTTAGTTTTGGTGTTGCTATTGATCCTATTTTTAACTTAGCAGCATGAAAAGCAATTGGTTTTTGGTTGGAGTGGTTTGTGTGCTCGCCTTTTCGTTGTCAGGGTGTAAGGTAGAGAAGCGGCTTCACAGGCCCGGATACCATGTTGATTGGCACAAAAAAGCCAGGTCTAAAAGTATTGCTGAGCGGCCTGTTCAGAAGGAACTTGCGGAAGTTCAATCACATCCTCAAAAGAAACAAACCCTTGCTCCAGAGCAGGATATCAACAGGCAAGCCCAAGTTGATGACGGGTTGAAAGCCTCTGTTGAAGGAGAAATCAATGAAATAGACCTGTCTCCGGTGCAGAAGATGCTGGCTGCGCAAAAGCCTTGTGCGTCCATTGTGCTGAACGACGGTTTTATCATCCGGGCGGTTGTAGAGGAAATCAACCAGGTAGAAATCAAGTACAGAAATTGTGATAATCAGGATGGCCCCGTCATCTTCATCGACCGGAGGGAAGTAGATCACATTCTTTTCCCCAACGGAGAAGTAGAGATGATTTCCGGACGCAGGGATCCTTACGTGGGCAGCCGGGGAGGGGGTAGTTCGTCAGGTGCAAGAACCGACGGATTGGGTATTACTTCCATGATCATGGGGATTGCGG is from Cryomorphaceae bacterium and encodes:
- a CDS encoding DUF308 domain-containing protein, translating into MTRLSTYILLFMAISVLVSCKIEKRLHRPGYHVEWHKKPKSIHVPREKDYDYQYSDITVTATADYNVPSDLSQPQFLAGTQVKVGEEQRLPVLVSSINAPHRLNKDSIRCDTIIYINDESAVVKVVEITQRELRYEPCGENVVPETKSIQLKYVSKVVYANGQEENFLMIDEKVKRQPSQREGLEIFGLISVILNVVGLGLLVFPFGMYITTPIGLVALIHAVVSLNMFRKHSDITGKGFAIAGLIIGILMIALGIYFLQAFIL
- a CDS encoding DUF4190 domain-containing protein, yielding MKYTNLFIALIVLAGLGSSCKIEKRIHRPGYHVEWHKKPKSVQKPVLEEKLTEKAELTEVQGMEKPSAHYDESLTTGVTGFDASAEVPPSLSPMRSEAEALVRSVFQPRPLACETILLVDGSRISAKILEINDNEIRYKRCDYQDGPTITISVNKVDRVIYPNGVEDLFMGSSGHYRPARGAPRTGGVEALGIVSMSLAIVGIFFAGIILGLAAVILSAISLGKFAREPERTGRGFAIAGMIIGFLAIVGAIMVIATM
- a CDS encoding DUF4190 domain-containing protein codes for the protein MKSNWFLVGVVCVLAFSLSGCKVEKRLHRPGYHVDWHKKARSKSIAERPVQKELAEVQSHPQKKQTLAPEQDINRQAQVDDGLKASVEGEINEIDLSPVQKMLAAQKPCASIVLNDGFIIRAVVEEINQVEIKYRNCDNQDGPVIFIDRREVDHILFPNGEVEMISGRRDPYVGSRGGGSSSGARTDGLGITSMIMGIAGIYAPFFIFSIMALIFSAVSLGRINSNPDRFKGRGFGTAGLITGIIGLVISIIFLLLVVTFGF